A window of Bacillaceae bacterium S4-13-56 genomic DNA:
CTGTTCTTTTGTTATTTGCTTTTTATGTTTGTCGCAATACCTGTCAACACCAAGCTCATGACAAGTCGGGATGACGACAGATTGTTTTTAGTTTCCATGGCAAGTGCAAACAACTCAATCCATAATAAAAGCCCTTAGAGAGATATCCCTAAAGGCCACTTTAATATTGATATATTTTGATGATTAGACTTTATTGAATCATTAATGGGTTTTAAACTGTTCAAGCTCTTTAGTAGTCAATGACTCTGGACTTTTTCCATTCTCTTGACGCCATTTATCCAAATCACGAAAACGCAAATTTGGAGCCTTAACATTTGGCGTTGTATAGATTCCACTTGGAAATGCTTGATCCATATCGTCGGTGTATGTTGTGTTTCTTTTCACTTTTTCATCCCCTTTTCTATGTGCACGAATACCAGTTGGGACAGATTCAAAAACAAAACTTTTTAACTTCGACACCGCCTGAACACCTCCTGGCATATAATCATGGACTAGCTTTATTGAAGACCTAGTTGGAAAATAAAAATAGGGAGGAATCCCACCTCTTGCTTGTATAGCTCCAAGTTGTAAATAATACCTATCATTAAAGTTTCCCTTTGCAGATAATCCTATATACCCATCATAACCACGTTCAAAGCTTTGGTGTATTGCAAAACATAATAAATTCTTTCCTACGCCCGTATATTTCCGGTTCGGGTGGTCTAACCGATTAAATGGTTCAGCTTCCCAGAAAACATTAGAAAACTTGGCATCCGCCAAGCCTTTGTGGCGAATGCCTTAGTTGCACTTATGCAGATAGAAAAGTTTTATACATTCCTATCTGTTAAGAAAAGCGCAAGCGCCCTTGATCATCGACGTAAGGCGGTGGACCTCATCGAGCGAGATAAAGGAAACACGGTTCACGAAGTGAATCGATGTTGACTTATCGATGGAGAGGAGGGAACCGACTCTAGTCGATAGGGCGCTGGAGCTAGACAAATTTTATACTTTATCTTTCAAAAAAAACCATCTGTCTTTTTATGGTGCCTGACACCGTTACTCAATTCCGGGGCATCACTGTGACCATACACGTGAAAATGAATGTCGAGAGTGAAAACGAGTGAATAGAAAGGCTCTATTAACGCAGAATGGAATGTCGCAAGTGAAAACGAGTGAATAGAAAGGCTCTATTAACGCGAAAATGAATGCCAAGAGTGAAAACGAGTGAATAGAAAGGCTCTATTAACGCGAAAATGAATGCCGAGAGTGAAAACGAGTGAATAGAAGGGCTCTATTAACACAGAATGGAATGTCGCAAGTAGAAATAGGTAAATAGAACAACAAACCCAACCACCCCTACACTTCTATCCTGCCAACATTCGACAAATTCCGGGGCGTCACTGTGACCAAGTACTTTTCCCGTTTCTGCGTTGTTGTCCCTTCATAGTAATCTAGTAAACTATTTATATTCATATAACATGGGGCTGATGAATTCCCATTCTTATAATACATATAGCTGCTCCACGGATAAAGTTCTGGCGACTTAACCATTCTTGCCTCGACTGGATTAAGATGGATGTAACGGCTGACCTCTAACATGCCTAGTTTGTCCTCAATAATCTTATCATAAAACCGCTTCTCATAGACGTGGCCTGTTAAGCGGTATTTTGTATTATAGTAATTGGCGTAACGCTTATTGATCAACGCCATTAGCTTTGAAATCGGTATTTCTTTTGAACGTAATTGTAAATGGTAATGATTATTCATGAGGCAATAAGAAGCTAATTCGAAGGGGTACTTTTCATAGAGTTGCTGCAAGATATGGAGAAAGGCTTGAAAGTCACTGGTATTCCGAAACAAAGGGTCACGGCGGTTTCCCCTACAAACAATATGATAGAATCGATCTGCGATATATACTCTTTTCTTATAGGGCATCACGTTTCCCTCGCAATTGATTGTTGTTTATTCTGACCCCAGCGTCTTAAGTTCATTGCTTCCCAAATGGCTTGATCAGCTATGCGTTCTTCTCCTGATAAATCAGAAATGGTCCTTGCGAGTCTGATAATTTTAATCTGGACACGATTGCTCCAGTTTTGTTTAGAAGAAACTTGGGTGAGTCTCCTTTTCTGTTCCGCTGTCAAGGCACTCATTTCAACCAAGGTTTCAAATGGAACTTTCGCATTGGATACTTCTTGTTGATAGCGTTCAAACTGGCGTAGGCGTGCTGCTTCCACACGTTTACGAATATCTTTTGAGTTTTCTTGCACCTTAGAGGGCTGGTTTACATTTACCGACTGTAAGGATAAGAGGATATCAATTCTGTCATAAATAGGACCTGACAACCGATTTCGATAGGCTTGAATTTGCTTTTGGGAACAGGTGCAATAATGATGATGAGAACCGAGGTATCCGCACGGACAAGGGTTCATCGCGCCAACGAGGATGAATGAAGAAGGATATGTCACGGTAGAGTGAACTCTACTAATTGTCACCTCACCCGTTTCTAGCGGTTGGCGTAACATATCAAGTGTCTTCTTAGAGAATTCTGCAATCTCATCGAGAAAAAGTACGCCGCGATGAGCCATTGAAATTTCACCAGGTCGCGGGTTCGACCCACCACCAATAATGGCGACAGCAGAAGTAGAATGATGTGGATGCCTGAAGGGAACAAGTTGATATTGGGTGCGCTTTTCACCCGCTAACTGATAAAGACTAATCACCTCTAGCTGAGCTTGATTTGTTAAGGCAGGTAAAATAGATGGAAATGTCTCAGCCAACAAGCTTTTCCCACAGCCCGGTGGACCACTCAAGAGGAGATTATGTTCACCAGCAGCCGCAATTTCTAAGGCTCTTTTCGCTTGTTCATGGCCAATCACATGACAAAAGTCCTTTTGATGAGCGGTAGGGGTATCTGGCAATTGCTCCATTTGAGATGAGTGTGCGTGTAAGGACAAACTTTCTTGACCTTCCAGATGCTGAACCACCTCCTCGATATGGTGCACAACCACACATTCTATATCCTTTAGCATATGAAGCGGTAGAACAGGATCATACGGTAAATAGACTCGGTGAATCCCTAGCCCCTCAGCAGCAATAACAGCAGGCAATATACCTTCCCCACTCACAACCGTACCATCAAGTGATAAAGCACCAATAAACGCCGCCTCAGGTGGAATGTCACGCTTAATTTCATTCAATTCTTTTAATGCAGCAATCGCAATTGCCAAATCAAACAGGGATCCATTTTTCTTTTGATCAGACGGTGAAAGATTCACGACTACCTTCTTGTCGGTAACATCTAAATCAAAATGAGCAATCGAGGCTAAAACCCGCTCTCGTGATTCCTTAACCGAAGCATCAGGCAGCCCTACAATCACCATCGATTCCTTGTCTTGCGAAATCCTCACCTCAACCTGCACACGGTAGCCTTCCAAACCTTTTAACCCAACACTTGAAACCTTGACAGTCATACGCATGCCTCCAATTTTAAATGGTTTCAATATACAATTCGTACCAACAAAAGAAATAGAAACAGATTATGAAAAATAAAATAGGAAAGAAAAATAGGATGGGGTAACAATTGAGGTTTAAAATGAAAGTGATCCTTTTCTATCTACATCTGACTATTCTACAAAATAACCCAAAATCCTGCATAAAATATTATAAAAAAATAATAGAAAGAAGCACAACAACAAACCCAACCACCCCTACACCTCTATCCTACCAACATTCGATAAATTCCGGGGCGTCCCTGTGACCATACCTTAGTTTTCATCTTTCCCCAAACAACACTTCTTATATTTTTTACCGCTGCCACAGAGACATGGATCGTTCCTGCCGATTTTCTTCCTGGAATTCATATCTATAACATTAGAACCGCCAAACTCAAAGGGCTTATCAGGAAGTGGTCTTAAGTGCGGCTTCTCAAAATTTTCAAATATTTCATGAGGTGTATGCCCATTGTTTTCCCATATCCTAATATTATTAGAGAGTTCCATAACAAGCTTCATCACTTCATTGACCTGGTCCATATCATCGAAGCTAATACCTCGTTCGTTGAAAGCATCTAAAATGGTCTGCATATCCGCTCCAAACTGACATGTACCATGAATATCTTCACAGAGCCATTCGGCGGCCTTCTCATCATCGCCTTTAAAAAAGTTCTTCTTTATATATTTCAAAAGAGCCATGTATTGCTTTGATTTTTCAAAGTAACCTTCATCAACATATTTGAGGAGTTCATTCTTGTTTGGAACATAATGAGGCTTATCGGCTTTTCTCCTTAACATCGAGTCAAAGTCATTATTTTCTAAGATGGTCTCATGGACAAAGTAATCTTGATGAGGATAGATGAATGCCTTTTCCAATTCTTCCGTTGGACTGCTGAGAAGCTCCTCTACATCGGCTAGACTGCCCTGGACTTCATTTTGGCTGTTGTAGATTTCTAAAACTTTGTCCTTATGAACCATTCCGTAAAGGTTTGTTAATGCTATAATGTATTCCATTAATTGGCTCATTTCATCACTCCATTCGCTTCAATTTGGCTTGTAACCCTTCTTGAGAAAACTCAATTATGATTAAGCTCTAAAAAGTTTAACATTCTCAGCTAATATTTGCATGTCCGACAAAAATTTAGTTATTTTCTTTAATCCATCTGAGCTATACCAGCTAATGAACCACTTCAATTCGGAGCTGTTCTTATTATATTTAATAATTTCTTTAAAATATGGATAATCAACTTTCGATAATGAATGTCCAATCACAACAATATTTTTGATGCCTTCCAGCGATTTGAAGTAGGACTGATTCCTGAATATAACTTCACTGGTCTTCTTGGCTGAGTTTTCATAATAATCTTCAATAAGGCCAAGTGTATTATTAATTGCATCATATCTCATTTGACTCTTCCAATTTCCCTTTGTTTCATCTTTTAAGAAGTATCCTAAATAAACTGGATTATCATTATGATCATATCGACGATCTTTTTCAAACAGTTTTGGTTGAAATTCCTTCCGATTTTTGTTGGATTCATACCATTCTTCAAATACTTCTTCTATATCATGCCCATGTCCCAAAACAAGTTGTGCTTTCTTATCTCTTCTATCGCCGTGGATATATAAAACATTCTTTCTGGGCACTCCATAGATTGTTTCTAAAAACTCAGTATAATTAAAGTTGATAAATCGCGCCTCCACCTTTAATACATCTTCTAGAGGCTGAGTCAGGCTATGGGGTTCTAATGTGTTTATCCATTTTCTGAACCTCTTAGGAAGTTCCTGAGTTAGAATATATACTTGAGATGTAGCAATATCTTGAGCAGCAAAGTAATCTGCAGCCGAAAAATCATCATCGTTTTCGTCAAGCACATCAAAGTCATCTAACCAGTCATCAAGGGTTCCAAGCATCATTTCCCTATCTAAATATGCTAAGCCATCTTCAAAATTCCCCCATACATCATCTTGTCTGATATAGTTTTCCAATGTGAATCTCAATATATTATGTCTTCCGATAGTATCTCTGAAATTGTAATAGCTGGACTTGACACCATGCATTATATCGAATCCATTACCTATTATGAAAAGCGAGGTAGCAGAATCAGCCAAAGGTATTTCTGTCTTTTCTATCTGCTTAAGAGGTAAAGTTGATAGAAACTCTCCGAGTTCTTTTTGCTTTTCTAGTTTTTCGCTTTCTTTTTGATCCTGCTCATACCGAGCCTTCTTTTTATCACGGCACACCTTGCATCGTTTGGGCATATTGAGACCTTTGCTGTTATAAAAATCCCGTTCCCCTTCTGTAAAAAATTTCGTACCACACTCAATGCATTTCAACAAATAAATTG
This region includes:
- a CDS encoding transposase, which gives rise to MPYKKRVYIADRFYHIVCRGNRRDPLFRNTSDFQAFLHILQQLYEKYPFELASYCLMNNHYHLQLRSKEIPISKLMALINKRYANYYNTKYRLTGHVYEKRFYDKIIEDKLGMLEVSRYIHLNPVEARMVKSPELYPWSSYMYYKNGNSSAPCYMNINSLLDYYEGTTTQKREKYLVTVTPRNLSNVGRIEV
- a CDS encoding YifB family Mg chelatase-like AAA ATPase — its product is MTVKVSSVGLKGLEGYRVQVEVRISQDKESMVIVGLPDASVKESRERVLASIAHFDLDVTDKKVVVNLSPSDQKKNGSLFDLAIAIAALKELNEIKRDIPPEAAFIGALSLDGTVVSGEGILPAVIAAEGLGIHRVYLPYDPVLPLHMLKDIECVVVHHIEEVVQHLEGQESLSLHAHSSQMEQLPDTPTAHQKDFCHVIGHEQAKRALEIAAAGEHNLLLSGPPGCGKSLLAETFPSILPALTNQAQLEVISLYQLAGEKRTQYQLVPFRHPHHSTSAVAIIGGGSNPRPGEISMAHRGVLFLDEIAEFSKKTLDMLRQPLETGEVTISRVHSTVTYPSSFILVGAMNPCPCGYLGSHHHYCTCSQKQIQAYRNRLSGPIYDRIDILLSLQSVNVNQPSKVQENSKDIRKRVEAARLRQFERYQQEVSNAKVPFETLVEMSALTAEQKRRLTQVSSKQNWSNRVQIKIIRLARTISDLSGEERIADQAIWEAMNLRRWGQNKQQSIARET
- a CDS encoding SEC-C metal-binding domain-containing protein; the protein is MSQLMEYIIALTNLYGMVHKDKVLEIYNSQNEVQGSLADVEELLSSPTEELEKAFIYPHQDYFVHETILENNDFDSMLRRKADKPHYVPNKNELLKYVDEGYFEKSKQYMALLKYIKKNFFKGDDEKAAEWLCEDIHGTCQFGADMQTILDAFNERGISFDDMDQVNEVMKLVMELSNNIRIWENNGHTPHEIFENFEKPHLRPLPDKPFEFGGSNVIDMNSRKKIGRNDPCLCGSGKKYKKCCLGKDEN
- a CDS encoding bacteriophage abortive infection AbiH family protein, translating into MSEDTIYLLKCIECGTKFFTEGERDFYNSKGLNMPKRCKVCRDKKKARYEQDQKESEKLEKQKELGEFLSTLPLKQIEKTEIPLADSATSLFIIGNGFDIMHGVKSSYYNFRDTIGRHNILRFTLENYIRQDDVWGNFEDGLAYLDREMMLGTLDDWLDDFDVLDENDDDFSAADYFAAQDIATSQVYILTQELPKRFRKWINTLEPHSLTQPLEDVLKVEARFINFNYTEFLETIYGVPRKNVLYIHGDRRDKKAQLVLGHGHDIEEVFEEWYESNKNRKEFQPKLFEKDRRYDHNDNPVYLGYFLKDETKGNWKSQMRYDAINNTLGLIEDYYENSAKKTSEVIFRNQSYFKSLEGIKNIVVIGHSLSKVDYPYFKEIIKYNKNSSELKWFISWYSSDGLKKITKFLSDMQILAENVKLFRA